A window of the Thiomicrospira microaerophila genome harbors these coding sequences:
- a CDS encoding methylated-DNA--[protein]-cysteine S-methyltransferase encodes MLTNKLKPNQLSDAYLGYYASRFGPVTITMSGQQCIGCQFGWVNSPYPKHSTPLAADLAEQIGQNMPLPLDLSLSPAGSAFQQNVWQALLSIPFGQTRSYQEIANQIKHPKAVRAVANAVAANPIAWFIPCHRVIRSNGQIGGYAWGIALKKQLLAAEKIEFEACRTKGI; translated from the coding sequence ATGTTAACCAACAAACTTAAACCAAACCAACTGTCGGATGCCTACCTCGGTTACTACGCTAGTCGATTTGGGCCTGTGACTATCACTATGTCAGGTCAACAATGTATTGGCTGTCAATTTGGTTGGGTTAACAGCCCCTACCCTAAACATTCGACGCCTCTAGCCGCCGATTTGGCAGAACAAATAGGCCAAAACATGCCGTTACCATTAGATCTTTCCTTATCACCCGCAGGAAGCGCTTTCCAGCAAAATGTTTGGCAAGCTTTGTTAAGCATCCCTTTTGGACAGACACGCAGTTACCAAGAGATCGCAAATCAAATTAAACATCCCAAGGCAGTGCGTGCCGTTGCAAATGCGGTGGCCGCCAACCCAATCGCTTGGTTTATTCCCTGTCATAGAGTGATCCGCTCTAACGGTCAGATTGGAGGTTATGCTTGGGGCATCGCTTTAAAAAAACAATTGCTTGCAGCTGAAAAAATTGAGTTTGAAGCCTGTCGGACTAAAGGCATTTAA
- the pgeF gene encoding peptidoglycan editing factor PgeF encodes MIFPIIEPNWSVGQKIQALTSTRQGGVSLPPYASFNLADHVEDQPEAVAHNRAILQQAFAADLKWAWLNQQHTTHVVHFNQACLQPCVADAVWSDQPNQVCAVMTADCLPILLTNQAASLVAAVHAGWRGLADGIIAKTLETLPEQPQNLIAWIGPAISQAVFEVGEEVVDAFLAQSPSLSRFFVENPAAPSKFFADLPGIAQDQLQHLGVDRVSLSGRCSYGDATDFFSYRRDGQTGRMVSAIWLKDTSN; translated from the coding sequence ATGATATTCCCGATTATTGAACCAAATTGGTCGGTGGGGCAAAAAATTCAAGCTTTGACTAGCACGCGCCAAGGCGGTGTAAGTCTGCCGCCTTATGCCAGTTTTAATTTGGCTGACCATGTTGAGGATCAGCCCGAGGCAGTGGCACACAATCGTGCTATTTTGCAGCAGGCTTTTGCGGCTGATTTGAAGTGGGCTTGGTTGAACCAGCAGCACACCACCCATGTTGTCCATTTTAACCAGGCCTGCTTGCAGCCTTGTGTAGCGGATGCGGTCTGGAGTGATCAGCCTAATCAAGTTTGTGCGGTGATGACCGCTGATTGTTTACCTATTTTATTGACCAATCAAGCTGCCAGCTTGGTTGCAGCAGTGCATGCCGGTTGGCGTGGTTTGGCGGATGGGATCATTGCCAAAACACTAGAGACACTTCCTGAGCAGCCTCAAAATCTGATTGCTTGGATTGGCCCTGCGATTTCACAGGCGGTTTTTGAAGTCGGGGAGGAGGTAGTGGACGCTTTCCTAGCCCAATCCCCAAGCTTAAGTCGTTTTTTTGTTGAAAACCCTGCGGCACCGTCGAAGTTTTTTGCTGATCTGCCAGGCATAGCTCAGGATCAACTCCAGCATTTGGGGGTTGATCGAGTAAGCCTGTCCGGTCGATGCAGCTATGGCGATGCCACTGATTTCTTCTCTTATCGTCGTGATGGTCAAACGGGTCGTATGGTTAGTGCGATTTGGTTGAAGGACACGTCAAATTGA
- a CDS encoding outer membrane protein assembly factor BamD encodes MLRIFSIILILSISTGCSSIFKKPESEWTVEEFYQKAKGEFDSGQWKMAIEYYEKLKANFPYGDHAEQAYLELAYAYYRYDEPLSAIRELDEFIRIYPRHPELAYAHYLKAVASDSLNRSWLDKYITDPAQRDAKSALESYRAYQQVIQRFPNSPYTQASQARLVVLTNQLARREMEIAQFYYKRGAYLAAANRATAVIEHYPRSQSNIPALKLMLSAYQKLGMEENARSVQQILELNSKT; translated from the coding sequence ATGCTAAGAATTTTTTCAATTATCCTGATACTCAGTATCTCCACCGGATGTTCTTCAATTTTCAAAAAACCTGAATCAGAATGGACGGTTGAAGAGTTTTATCAAAAAGCCAAAGGCGAGTTTGATAGTGGGCAGTGGAAAATGGCCATTGAATATTATGAAAAACTGAAGGCAAACTTTCCTTACGGCGATCATGCAGAGCAAGCTTACCTAGAACTCGCCTATGCTTATTATCGCTACGATGAACCCTTGTCAGCGATTAGAGAACTCGACGAATTCATTCGTATTTACCCTCGTCATCCCGAGCTGGCGTATGCGCATTATCTTAAAGCCGTTGCCTCCGACTCTCTGAATCGTAGTTGGCTTGATAAATACATTACTGACCCTGCACAGCGTGACGCCAAATCAGCACTGGAATCCTATCGAGCTTATCAGCAGGTTATCCAACGCTTCCCGAACAGCCCATACACTCAAGCTTCACAGGCGCGATTAGTTGTTTTAACCAATCAGCTAGCACGACGTGAAATGGAAATTGCTCAGTTCTACTACAAAAGAGGCGCCTATTTGGCTGCAGCTAATCGCGCGACCGCCGTAATTGAACATTACCCAAGATCACAATCCAATATTCCTGCACTTAAACTCATGCTCTCTGCCTACCAAAAACTCGGCATGGAAGAAAATGCCCGTAGCGTTCAGCAGATTCTTGAACTAAATAGCAAAACGTAA
- the rpsT gene encoding 30S ribosomal protein S20 has product MANSVQALKRAKQAEKRRQLNASQRSAMRTSVKKVLAAIQSGDKEQANVAFRAAQSKLDGMARKGLIAKNKASRSKSRINARIKAMA; this is encoded by the coding sequence GTGGCCAATTCAGTACAAGCTTTAAAACGCGCTAAACAAGCCGAGAAACGTCGTCAACTTAACGCGTCTCAACGTTCTGCAATGCGTACCTCTGTTAAAAAAGTTTTAGCAGCGATTCAATCGGGTGATAAAGAGCAGGCAAATGTTGCGTTTCGTGCAGCACAGTCTAAACTTGATGGTATGGCACGTAAAGGCCTGATTGCTAAGAACAAGGCTTCTCGTTCTAAGAGTCGTATTAATGCACGTATCAAAGCAATGGCATAA
- a CDS encoding acetolactate synthase large subunit, with product MKAAELMVRCLENEEVEYIFGIPGEENLDLMDALLDSNIEFILTRHEQGGAFMADVYGRLTGKAGVCLSTLGPGATNLVTGVADANMDRAPVVAIAGQAATTRLHKESHQVLDLVNLFQPITKYSTQILSPEIIPEIIRKAFKVAQMEKPGCSFIDFPENIAEMQVDKQPLKRQSPSLPAPNFDKVRQAADVISNARHPVIIAGNGVVRAKASNALIEFASKLNIPVASTFMAKGTIPCRHELSIGTIGLQAHDYIACGVDRADVVICVGYDIVEYHPYLWNKNPNCKIIHIDTQPAEVDEYYILEAGVLGDIGRSLESIAALAHRQDDNGIGNLKQMIDYQFHQYDEDQAFPVKPQKIIHDLRTALADEDIVICDVGAHKMWMARMYNAQAPNTCIISNGFASMGIALPGAIAAKLAKPEQVAVAVTGDAGFLMNCQEIETAVRLKLALVVLVWNDQEYGLIKWKQLNQFGRESHIQFANPDFVKFAESFGAKGYRIEHTDELLPTLKQAIADQCVVIIDCPVDYSENLKLTQQLGEMVCPT from the coding sequence ATGAAAGCCGCTGAACTCATGGTACGTTGCTTAGAAAACGAAGAAGTCGAATATATTTTTGGCATTCCTGGTGAAGAAAACCTCGATTTAATGGATGCCCTGCTTGACTCCAACATCGAGTTTATCTTGACACGTCATGAACAAGGCGGCGCATTTATGGCCGATGTTTATGGTCGCCTAACCGGCAAGGCTGGGGTATGCTTATCAACCCTAGGTCCTGGAGCGACCAATCTGGTCACAGGCGTGGCCGATGCAAATATGGATCGCGCGCCTGTGGTGGCGATTGCAGGTCAAGCCGCTACAACAAGGCTACACAAAGAAAGTCATCAAGTGCTTGACCTTGTTAACCTATTCCAACCGATTACTAAATACAGCACTCAAATTCTTAGTCCAGAAATTATTCCTGAAATCATACGCAAGGCTTTTAAAGTAGCGCAAATGGAAAAACCTGGCTGTAGCTTTATCGATTTCCCCGAGAACATCGCCGAAATGCAAGTCGATAAACAACCACTTAAACGCCAAAGTCCAAGCCTTCCAGCACCTAACTTTGACAAGGTACGTCAAGCCGCTGATGTAATCTCTAATGCTCGCCATCCTGTCATTATTGCTGGTAACGGGGTAGTTAGAGCAAAGGCTAGCAATGCGCTGATTGAGTTTGCCAGCAAGCTCAATATTCCCGTTGCCAGCACCTTTATGGCGAAAGGCACCATCCCCTGCCGCCATGAACTGTCCATAGGAACGATTGGCTTACAAGCACATGACTATATTGCCTGTGGTGTAGATCGCGCGGATGTGGTTATTTGCGTCGGTTATGATATTGTCGAATATCATCCTTACTTATGGAACAAAAACCCGAACTGTAAGATTATTCATATCGACACCCAACCGGCTGAGGTTGATGAATATTACATCCTTGAAGCCGGTGTGCTGGGCGATATCGGCAGAAGCCTTGAAAGCATTGCCGCACTCGCGCACCGCCAGGATGACAATGGTATTGGCAATTTAAAACAAATGATTGATTATCAATTTCACCAATACGACGAAGATCAAGCCTTCCCGGTAAAACCACAAAAAATCATCCATGATTTGCGCACCGCACTGGCAGATGAAGATATCGTAATTTGTGATGTCGGCGCCCACAAGATGTGGATGGCGCGAATGTACAACGCGCAAGCGCCAAACACCTGTATTATTTCAAACGGTTTCGCCTCAATGGGGATTGCCCTACCCGGAGCCATTGCGGCCAAACTTGCCAAACCAGAACAAGTGGCTGTGGCCGTCACCGGTGATGCAGGATTTCTAATGAACTGTCAAGAAATTGAAACCGCAGTACGTTTAAAGCTAGCGCTAGTGGTTTTGGTCTGGAATGACCAAGAATATGGTCTGATTAAATGGAAACAATTGAATCAGTTCGGTCGTGAAAGTCATATTCAATTTGCAAATCCTGATTTTGTAAAATTTGCCGAATCCTTTGGTGCCAAAGGTTATCGGATTGAACATACCGATGAATTATTGCCAACCCTAAAACAAGCGATTGCAGACCAGTGTGTAGTGATTATTGATTGCCCGGTAGACTACTCAGAAAACCTTAAGCTAACTCAGCAATTGGGTGAAATGGTTTGCCCTACCTAA
- the rluD gene encoding 23S rRNA pseudouridine(1911/1915/1917) synthase RluD codes for MSSQNLSAKISHDQMGSRLDAVLAQAFPDFSRSRLQAWLKQGLVKVDGEVVTKPRHTILGGELVELDAQLEDETDIPAQSITLDVVYEDESILVLNKPAGLVVHPGAGNPDGTLMNALLYYAPKLREVPRAGIVHRLDKDTSGLMVVAKTLQAQTHLVDQLQRHDVERVYDALVVGNMISGGTISKPIGRHINDRKKMAVRVTGGKEAVSHYRVMEKFRAHTHVKVSLETGRTHQIRVHMAYLGFPLLGDPVYGQRLRIPQKMMPEFVELLQNFKRQALHAGVLSLTHPKTGKVMKWKAPIPDDMALLIDILRDDQVDFIANRNNAYDEIDYDYDVEVEWVTDDDIPDY; via the coding sequence TTGAGTAGTCAAAATTTGTCTGCAAAAATTTCACATGATCAAATGGGTTCGCGTTTGGATGCCGTGTTGGCACAGGCGTTTCCAGACTTTTCGCGTAGTCGTTTACAGGCCTGGTTAAAACAGGGTTTGGTCAAGGTTGATGGTGAGGTGGTCACCAAGCCTCGCCATACTATTTTGGGTGGTGAACTGGTGGAGTTGGATGCACAGCTTGAAGATGAAACCGATATCCCGGCACAGTCCATAACCTTGGACGTGGTGTATGAAGATGAATCGATTTTAGTGCTTAATAAACCAGCAGGCCTGGTGGTGCATCCGGGTGCCGGTAATCCGGATGGCACCTTGATGAATGCTTTATTATATTATGCGCCTAAACTGCGAGAAGTCCCACGCGCAGGCATTGTTCATCGTTTGGATAAAGATACCTCGGGTTTAATGGTGGTAGCAAAAACACTGCAAGCTCAAACGCACTTGGTGGATCAGCTTCAACGTCATGATGTTGAGCGGGTATATGATGCGTTGGTTGTGGGCAATATGATTTCTGGCGGCACGATCAGTAAACCGATTGGCCGTCATATTAATGATCGCAAAAAAATGGCGGTGCGGGTCACCGGGGGTAAAGAGGCGGTCAGCCATTATCGCGTGATGGAAAAGTTTCGTGCGCATACGCACGTTAAGGTTAGTCTGGAAACAGGGCGTACCCACCAAATTCGTGTTCATATGGCCTATTTGGGTTTTCCTTTGTTAGGTGATCCGGTTTATGGTCAGCGCTTGCGCATTCCGCAGAAAATGATGCCTGAATTTGTTGAGCTGCTACAAAACTTTAAGCGCCAAGCTTTGCATGCCGGTGTGTTGAGTTTGACACATCCTAAAACTGGCAAGGTGATGAAATGGAAAGCGCCTATTCCTGACGATATGGCACTGCTGATTGATATTTTGCGTGATGATCAGGTTGATTTTATTGCTAATCGCAATAATGCCTATGACGAAATCGATTATGACTATGATGTTGAGGTCGAATGGGTAACGGACGATGATATTCCCGATTATTGA
- a CDS encoding ATP-dependent zinc protease family protein: MKITSRFHGFSFILGFAFGLLLWLLVYLLQPYSVDKVLAGVEPVFFASTESHLLARVDSGATTSSLSAQDIEIVSQDGLDWVYFSISIKGLQQEQPAIDWVRLRQPLVRYAEIRQANNANPVRRPVVLLWVQIQGQWMELEFTLTDRSHLSYPVLLGRNLLENGWLLDVSRPFSNDFQIPRQSALDRH, encoded by the coding sequence TTGAAAATCACATCTCGTTTTCATGGTTTTAGCTTTATTTTGGGGTTTGCCTTTGGCTTACTGCTATGGCTGCTGGTTTATTTGTTGCAGCCGTATAGTGTTGATAAGGTATTGGCAGGCGTTGAGCCTGTATTTTTTGCCAGCACTGAATCTCATCTATTGGCTAGAGTAGATAGTGGGGCGACAACTTCATCATTGAGTGCACAAGACATTGAGATTGTTAGCCAAGACGGGCTTGACTGGGTTTATTTTTCAATCTCAATCAAAGGGTTGCAGCAAGAGCAGCCTGCTATCGATTGGGTCAGACTGCGTCAGCCATTAGTTCGTTATGCTGAGATTCGACAAGCCAATAATGCAAACCCTGTTCGTCGTCCGGTGGTTTTGTTGTGGGTTCAAATTCAAGGTCAGTGGATGGAACTTGAGTTTACTTTAACCGACCGATCTCATTTAAGCTATCCGGTTCTTTTAGGGCGTAATTTACTTGAAAACGGCTGGTTGCTGGATGTCAGCCGACCGTTTTCTAATGATTTTCAGATTCCTAGACAATCGGCACTTGATCGTCATTAG
- the rlmH gene encoding 23S rRNA (pseudouridine(1915)-N(3))-methyltransferase RlmH, whose protein sequence is MQIHFIVVGHKMPKWVQEGYAEYAKRLPKSCSLNLIELPMAQRGKTSSVEQNKTEEAKRIQAAIPKACRLIVLDEHGQQPTTTGLSKHLEDWLAGGQDVALVVGGPDGLDQSIIDQADWCWSLSKLTLPHPLVRVLIAEQIYRAWSVLQNHPYHRE, encoded by the coding sequence ATGCAGATACACTTTATCGTTGTGGGGCACAAAATGCCTAAGTGGGTGCAGGAGGGGTATGCGGAGTACGCCAAGCGTTTGCCAAAATCCTGTTCGCTCAACTTAATTGAGTTACCGATGGCGCAGCGGGGTAAAACCAGTTCGGTTGAGCAAAATAAAACGGAAGAAGCCAAGCGAATTCAAGCTGCGATTCCAAAAGCATGTCGTTTGATTGTGTTAGATGAGCATGGACAACAACCCACCACGACTGGGTTATCAAAACATTTAGAAGATTGGTTGGCGGGTGGTCAGGATGTTGCGCTAGTGGTTGGGGGACCCGATGGATTAGATCAATCAATCATTGATCAGGCTGATTGGTGTTGGAGTTTGTCAAAGTTAACCTTACCTCATCCATTAGTTCGCGTGTTAATAGCCGAGCAAATTTATCGTGCTTGGTCGGTGTTGCAGAACCATCCATACCATCGTGAATAA
- the nadD gene encoding nicotinate-nucleotide adenylyltransferase, whose translation MTRTRVSLTRPAQGVSKKIGIYGGTFDPIHYGHLRPALDAMHQLGLSQVRFVPCYQPVHRDQPSTSSALRCQMLQAAIAHQPGFELERCEIERQGPSFMVDTLRFLKTQYIGQDLVLLMGSDAFSRFLSWRDSSGILDLANLAVMHRPGESLPQQGELAQLLHQRLTTKLNQSAGQIIEVEVTQLDVSSTQIRHLVQQGVPIEFLTPRGVIETIKQNKLYI comes from the coding sequence TTGACAAGGACACGTGTGAGTTTAACCAGGCCTGCTCAGGGTGTAAGCAAAAAAATCGGCATTTATGGCGGCACCTTTGATCCGATACATTATGGGCATTTGCGCCCGGCTTTAGATGCAATGCATCAACTGGGCTTGTCACAAGTTCGTTTTGTGCCTTGTTATCAACCTGTTCACCGTGATCAACCTTCAACTTCTTCTGCATTGCGTTGTCAGATGTTGCAGGCAGCCATTGCCCATCAGCCAGGATTTGAACTTGAACGCTGCGAAATTGAGCGTCAGGGCCCCTCGTTTATGGTGGATACCTTGCGTTTTCTTAAGACGCAATACATTGGTCAGGATCTTGTGTTGTTAATGGGTTCTGATGCGTTTAGCCGTTTTTTAAGTTGGCGGGATTCATCGGGTATTTTGGATTTGGCGAACTTGGCAGTCATGCATCGGCCGGGTGAAAGCCTACCGCAGCAGGGCGAGTTAGCGCAGCTGTTGCATCAGCGTTTAACGACAAAGCTAAATCAGTCTGCTGGGCAAATTATTGAAGTTGAGGTCACGCAATTAGATGTGAGCTCTACACAAATTCGCCACTTGGTTCAACAGGGTGTGCCAATCGAGTTTTTAACCCCGAGAGGGGTGATTGAGACTATTAAACAGAATAAACTTTACATTTAA
- the rsfS gene encoding ribosome silencing factor encodes MDLTELKDLAYKTLDDGKARDIQVLDVTGLSNFTDCMIVATGTSSTHVRALASMVDQAFKEAGDPSLGSETGPEPDWALIDHGNLIVHVMTESARAYYALEKLWDMKSRPAEPKNASEASN; translated from the coding sequence ATGGATTTAACAGAGTTAAAAGACCTCGCTTATAAAACGTTGGATGATGGTAAAGCGCGTGACATTCAAGTTTTGGATGTGACCGGGTTATCTAATTTTACAGATTGTATGATTGTAGCAACCGGAACATCAAGCACGCATGTTCGTGCCCTCGCCAGCATGGTTGATCAAGCTTTTAAAGAAGCCGGTGACCCTAGTTTGGGCAGTGAAACCGGTCCGGAACCGGATTGGGCATTGATTGATCATGGTAACTTGATTGTTCATGTGATGACAGAGAGTGCGCGTGCTTATTATGCTTTGGAAAAGTTGTGGGATATGAAGTCTCGTCCAGCAGAGCCAAAAAACGCTTCTGAAGCCAGCAACTAA
- a CDS encoding DNA-J related domain-containing protein: MDNNFHPDLLACVLELIQQDPQGVAEHQLLKSLATKGYEVFSPSLEPLALFQAHFLLFHLLYRQRESWYQQGHGWLQIDCLNIQFHPVAYEADAKTENELKIDDPLARYYLDFEHYRQTQTEEVVALLENFWLRLSTNQPNKVIEAKRILNIADDQILSIELIERQFRQLSQIHHPDRGGKKHDFQQITQARAVLKSSI, encoded by the coding sequence ATGGATAATAATTTTCACCCGGATTTACTCGCTTGCGTGCTAGAACTCATCCAACAAGATCCGCAAGGCGTTGCTGAGCATCAATTACTCAAAAGCCTAGCTACAAAAGGCTATGAGGTATTCAGTCCCAGCTTAGAACCGCTCGCATTATTCCAAGCGCACTTTTTGCTATTTCATCTACTCTATCGTCAGCGAGAAAGCTGGTACCAACAAGGGCATGGCTGGCTACAAATCGACTGTTTAAATATCCAATTTCATCCCGTAGCTTACGAAGCGGATGCCAAAACTGAAAATGAACTCAAAATTGATGATCCATTAGCACGCTATTATCTTGATTTTGAGCATTATCGCCAAACGCAAACGGAAGAGGTTGTGGCCTTGCTTGAAAACTTTTGGTTACGACTCTCAACGAACCAACCCAATAAGGTCATCGAAGCAAAACGAATATTAAACATCGCCGATGATCAAATACTCAGTATTGAACTGATTGAACGCCAGTTTCGCCAACTTAGCCAAATTCACCACCCTGACCGAGGCGGTAAAAAACACGATTTTCAGCAAATCACACAGGCAAGAGCCGTATTAAAAAGCTCAATTTGA
- the amt gene encoding ammonium transporter translates to MEELQNHLNMLWILMAAAMVLFMQAGFTAIESGKTRAKNTINVALKNIMDFIVSIIAFWALGFGLMFGASAAGWFGNTGFFLLGELTPSDYSLFVFQATFAATAATIISGAVAERMKFMAYALVSLATVILIYPISGHWIWNDEGWLANMGMLDFAGSTVVHSLGAWVGLAGIIMLGARIGKFNQDGSANHLQGHNLVLAVLGVMILWFGWFGFNGGSLLEVNENLPRVILNTLLSASFAAGAVLIATLIINGHLRVEKLLTAVIAGLVGITASADIMTPIGAIFIGIGAGLIAYAFEYLMLKWRLDDPINVVASHGVAGVWGTLALAVFAPIEALPAGSVLAQLWIQLIGVVSVFIWGFGLGLVLFWTLKKLDWLRVPPEGEIMGLNRYEHGASSGVYDVMLAMKQMVESGKFDKRLEVEAGTDEGELAQAFNQLTEAVDQSIGEVNRVLSRVAQGDFSQRIETDLRGDLNKIKQAVNQSVTSINTTSQSLEQVMQGLYKGDFSVRMSDQVQGQLRYSVDQALGRLSNTMSEINQIMHAMSNGDFSQRINLELEGELLQVKQHVNDSMDHVSLAVNELNLVMNAQSQGNFSLKMRGQYGGELASLQTALDKSSDHLMHVLETMLVIADEVSYASNTVAEGSYTLNDMSANQATSLQQTRSTMMSISDEVKLTTEHAAQANQLVTEVDEFSQKSQASMQATIETIQHIQASSQGIQDIIGTIESIAFQTNLLALNAAVEAARAGEMGRGFAVVASEVRSLAQRSAEAAKDIRQLIENTVNQIEAGAQRVNQTGDKLSHMTRSINQVVQIINQVAQAAKNQTINVNEVVSNLNVINDMTQKTSEVAKSAQSATEGMHHQVSQLHEIMQFFDTKNKLKLSS, encoded by the coding sequence ATGGAAGAATTACAAAATCACCTGAATATGCTTTGGATTTTAATGGCAGCGGCCATGGTCTTGTTTATGCAAGCAGGCTTTACCGCAATTGAATCAGGAAAAACCCGAGCCAAAAACACCATCAACGTTGCACTTAAAAACATTATGGATTTTATTGTTTCGATTATTGCTTTTTGGGCACTGGGGTTTGGTTTAATGTTCGGCGCCAGTGCGGCCGGTTGGTTTGGCAACACCGGCTTTTTTCTTCTAGGCGAATTAACCCCTTCAGACTACAGTCTATTTGTCTTTCAAGCCACCTTTGCGGCTACCGCCGCTACCATTATTTCCGGCGCCGTCGCAGAACGCATGAAATTCATGGCCTATGCACTGGTATCGCTCGCCACCGTTATACTCATTTACCCCATTTCAGGTCACTGGATCTGGAATGATGAGGGTTGGTTAGCGAATATGGGAATGCTCGACTTTGCAGGTTCTACGGTGGTGCACTCCTTAGGCGCTTGGGTCGGCTTAGCAGGTATCATCATGCTAGGCGCAAGAATAGGAAAATTCAATCAAGACGGTTCTGCCAATCACCTACAAGGTCACAACCTGGTTCTTGCTGTGCTAGGTGTCATGATCTTATGGTTTGGCTGGTTTGGATTTAATGGCGGCTCACTACTCGAAGTTAATGAGAACCTACCCCGAGTCATTTTAAACACATTACTCTCCGCTTCGTTTGCGGCAGGTGCGGTTCTGATTGCAACACTCATTATCAATGGTCACCTTCGAGTTGAAAAATTACTCACTGCTGTTATAGCAGGCCTGGTAGGGATCACCGCCAGCGCAGATATTATGACGCCTATCGGCGCAATATTTATTGGCATAGGTGCAGGACTCATCGCTTACGCATTCGAATATCTCATGCTGAAATGGCGACTTGATGACCCAATCAATGTGGTTGCCAGCCACGGCGTAGCCGGTGTTTGGGGAACGCTTGCACTTGCAGTATTTGCACCTATAGAAGCGCTCCCTGCCGGATCTGTGCTTGCCCAGCTCTGGATACAGCTGATTGGCGTGGTCAGCGTATTTATCTGGGGATTTGGCCTCGGGTTAGTTTTATTTTGGACACTGAAAAAACTGGATTGGCTAAGAGTTCCACCCGAAGGAGAAATAATGGGATTAAATCGCTATGAACATGGTGCTTCATCAGGGGTTTATGATGTGATGCTGGCAATGAAGCAGATGGTAGAATCAGGTAAATTTGATAAGCGCCTAGAAGTAGAAGCAGGAACTGATGAGGGTGAGCTGGCTCAGGCATTTAATCAGCTCACTGAAGCCGTCGACCAATCAATTGGTGAAGTCAACCGTGTTCTTAGCCGAGTTGCCCAAGGTGACTTTAGCCAACGCATTGAAACAGACCTGCGTGGTGATTTGAATAAAATAAAACAAGCGGTCAATCAATCGGTTACCAGCATTAACACAACTAGCCAATCGCTAGAACAGGTGATGCAAGGCCTCTATAAAGGTGATTTTAGCGTACGCATGAGCGATCAGGTACAGGGACAACTTCGCTATAGCGTTGATCAAGCGCTTGGACGGTTAAGCAATACCATGTCTGAAATCAACCAAATCATGCACGCCATGTCCAACGGCGATTTTAGCCAAAGAATAAACCTTGAACTTGAAGGCGAACTATTACAGGTAAAACAACACGTCAATGATTCTATGGATCATGTCAGCCTAGCGGTAAATGAACTCAACCTAGTCATGAATGCGCAATCTCAAGGCAACTTTAGTCTAAAAATGCGCGGTCAGTATGGAGGTGAACTGGCTTCATTGCAAACTGCACTCGATAAAAGCTCAGATCACCTTATGCATGTTTTAGAAACCATGCTGGTCATTGCAGACGAGGTAAGCTACGCTTCAAACACTGTGGCAGAAGGTAGTTACACCCTCAATGATATGTCGGCCAACCAAGCCACTAGCCTTCAGCAAACACGCTCCACGATGATGAGTATCTCGGACGAGGTCAAACTTACCACAGAACATGCCGCCCAAGCCAATCAACTGGTTACGGAGGTGGATGAATTTAGCCAAAAAAGCCAAGCCAGTATGCAGGCGACTATTGAAACCATTCAGCATATCCAAGCATCGAGTCAAGGCATTCAAGATATTATTGGTACGATTGAAAGCATCGCTTTCCAAACCAACCTGCTAGCATTGAATGCAGCCGTTGAAGCCGCTCGCGCTGGGGAAATGGGGCGAGGATTTGCCGTCGTAGCCAGTGAAGTTCGCTCCCTAGCGCAACGCTCTGCCGAAGCCGCAAAAGACATACGTCAATTAATCGAAAACACGGTCAACCAAATTGAGGCCGGCGCCCAACGTGTCAATCAGACCGGAGACAAACTAAGCCACATGACCCGATCCATCAACCAAGTTGTGCAGATTATTAACCAGGTGGCGCAAGCCGCTAAAAATCAAACCATCAACGTCAACGAGGTGGTCAGTAATCTTAATGTAATTAACGACATGACTCAAAAAACTTCCGAGGTCGCAAAAAGCGCTCAGAGCGCAACAGAAGGCATGCACCACCAAGTAAGCCAACTCCATGAAATCATGCAGTTTTTCGACACAAAAAACAAACTTAAACTATCCAGCTAG